In Ornithodoros turicata isolate Travis chromosome 1, ASM3712646v1, whole genome shotgun sequence, the DNA window GATGCAACGCAGCGGACCGCACTAGTTCACCGTAGCCAAACTGATCTCGCTGCCTGGTTTTCCTGAAAATAGCCATCATTCATAGGTCCTTGAACTTTCTCAGGCGTTTGATGCTTTGTAGCGTCTGTCATTGAATGTATTCATGACGCCGAGGAGCCTTAATCCAGTAACTTTTCATCAAGCCCAACTGAAAGCCCAAAGAGGTGTTCGGTGCTGAACGTGATGGGTTGGCCAGGAAGTCTCTTCTTGACACATCGGCGGCTCCCTTCCTAATACCGTTACTGGTTTGCTGAATTTTCCTGAGCCTCGACGTATTTTCAGATTGAGGTACATGTCAGCAATGCCAGATGcgcgcaggccagctggtggaaaGATCCTGAATGAATAACTCTGAGCTTTGCAGCACACTCAAGAACGACGAACGTGCGACTTCCCAAGTGCTGACAACCAAATTTGTCAGCCCTTGAGCCCGTACGTTCCTTCTTCAGAGTGCACAAGCTCAGGCTTTCTGCATGGTTCTCCAAAATGGGAAGCTATGGGAATATTTTTATTACGGCACTTGCACGTGATTCCACTTGCAAAAAAAACTTCCACCTGGGTTTTGTCGGCAATTGATATGTAAAGCTGCTGCAACCATTGACGCTCCATTTTTCACCACCTTCCCTTGCGATTCTGGATTCGCGTTATTTTCTCTCTTCTACTGCAGCACGAGCAATTTGGCAGAGCATTGCCCCTGGCAATGATGCTATCGTCCCCTCAAAATAAAGCTGTTATTGTTGCTGTACTCGATCAGCAGCATAGTAATTTTCTCTGTAGACAACGCAATCATCAGCGAATAGTTTGACAGTGCATGCTATGCCCTATAAAAGAAGGTcgttataatatatatatatatatatatatatatatacacagaagaaataagttcgcacagagcaccaccaaaggaatattttcagatgacttcatttaattcattttgaaattacacagacacgacgtttcgaacggtggaccgttctttttcaagtgaaaagatataatgagttggtcaaacagaaaacactcactttcgtgtgcttcgacagtggtgggggaagggaaatcgcagtgcgttgaggttgccgaagggaggtcataaattctgtgtgcggggtcctgtcgagtgtgtttcgcacgtgggtgggggttttaggggggggggggtctttccctaagacgcatttgtgtggaaaggactcgtttgcgtcgcgtaaacgggtgtagcttcttgttgtgttgtaggcgttattatttcttcatgtttttcacagtggacagcgatcccgggtgttcgtttggtgccggattgaatttatgtattaaaaatggttccttcatttcacgatccctatcgctcttgaatccggattgtaatatggcaatagagagtttctcaatcgcatgttctggaagggccatatgcctagacagcgggagttccggttttgttttggtgtgggacttgtggttgttgaagcgaattctgaatgatgtgcaggtttgtccaatgtattgagcttggcatatggtgcaatgtagaaggtatattacgttttgagtcccacagtcaaaagtgccattgatatggaatttgaagtttgtggtggtgctggtaacatcccgtgctgacaacatgagggacaaattttgcagcggggTTTTTTGCAAGGCCAGCAGCCAAGGAATTCTTTTTGTTTCCTCGTGACTTTTGAGTTCACCAGTACGTCCCGTAAGTTTCGCGGTCGTCTATAAACAATCTTGGGAGCCTCTGGGAAGACTTCCCGAAGATGTTCAGATTGGTGCAGAATATTGAGATGGCGTTTCAGAATGGATCCGATGCCAGCTACATTTTGATTGTAGGTTAAAGTTAAGCTCGGCGCGCAGTACTCATCGGTTTTTGAGGAAGCTGTGGGCTGGTTGGGACCTAAACGCCGAGCTTTTTCAATTGCGTCATTAACGACATTGGGAGGATAGTTGCGATCGGTGAATGCGTGCCGTAGATAACCTAGGTTTTGTTCGAGGTCGCTGTCCTCTGTGCAGATACGCCGGTATCTGCATGCTTGACTATAAGGTAGAGAGAGTTTGCAGTGACGGGGGTGTGAGCTATTAAAGTGTAAGTATTGCTGACTGTCAGTTGGTTTTCGGTACACCTTAGTTTCCAGTGATTGGTCCCTGACTGTTACGTGACGTCCAGAAAGTTCGTAGTTGTGGTTGAATAGTTGTGGGTGAAATTGATGCTGGGGTGCGCGTTGTTGAAGTCCCGAATGAATTCCAGTAGTGAACTCTCAGTGTTGTCCCAGATTATGAATATGTCATAGATATACCTCTTATAGAGAAATGGTCTGATGTGGCACCGcgacagaaaacatgtttccaatttacccatgaagatgttcgcgtagtttggggccatttttgtgcccatagctgtgccatttatctGGACGTAGTGTTGGCCATTAAATTCGAAGTTGTTCAGCGTTAGTATAATTTCCAATAGTACCTTCAGTGTGGCGCTGTCCACGTGGTAGGGACTGTCCGACGGTGATTTCGTGTAGGCTTCCACGACCGCCTCGATGCCGTCAgagtggggaatattagtgtagaggGACGCTACATCAGGGGTGACAAGGAAGCAGTTCTCAGGTAGTTTGAGGTTGCGAATGGTCTTTAGAAAATGGTtggtgtctttcacatatgACTGAAGGGTGGGGGGGATGTCCTTGATGAGGTAGTCCACAAGCGTTGACAAGTTCTCTGTCACTGTGTTGTTGCCAGATATGATGGGTCTGCCTGGATTGCCCGGCTTGTGAATGTTGGGTAACAGATAAAAGCGACCAGGTTTCGGAGATTGTGGAAGGAGTTGCTTATGTGTATCAGGCGTGATTTTTTTGTTATCACGGAGGTCGGTTAGGGTCCTCTCGATCTTTGACGCATAGTCTGGTGTGGGATCGCGATCAAGCCTCTCATAAAACGTTGTGTCTTCCAGTTGGGGGGCTCCCTCGCGAATATATGCGTCAGTGTCCATGACCACAATAACACCTCCCTTGTCCGCGGGTTTGATGACAATGTCCTTTCGCTTCTCAAGATCGCTGAGTGCTTTGCGTTCTTCACTTGACAGATTGTGTCGTGGGGGTCCTTTTTTGGACGTTACTTTGAGGATATCCTTTTGCACAGCTTGGATGTAATCATCGAGATGGCGGTCCCTGTGTTCAGGGGGtgaccacactctaagaaaaaaaggtgtaattttctaccttttggggtagaagtgtgttgtcacagattctcaacccttttggggtagaaagtgaggggtagaaacacttctaccccttcatttctaccacaCTGGTGGAACAGTTCTACCTCTGAGTGTGAAGAGAATTCTACCCTGTTAGTGGCAAGATTCTGCCCCTACATGGTTAACTATTATTCCTCTGGGGGGTCTATCTTTTCTCTCCATATGGAAGACACCTCTACCCCAAAGATGAGAAATATCTGCCCACCTTGACGCTAAATATTCAACCATTCCCGGAAGACAGTTCTACCGTGAGTAGAACTGTTCTCCCTTATTGGAAGATAATTTTTTACCCGAAATGGTAAGAATCTTTGCTATTATTCGTGCTGTGCCTACCGGTGGCATATCTCTACCCGTAATGACGGGGCATTTAGACCTTGTAGGGAAATATTTACTCCGCCTTTCATGAAGGACGTCTGCCCTTTTGAGAAGAACTTGACGTATAGTATTTGTGTGGATAAGATAGAATATATACGCAGACAACTGTTACTGATCACAGCATTTTATTAGCACGTCACAATTGGAATCGTACACTTGCGCTTACCAATGCGAAAGGTACATCCAttttgaagaagcctgagcacggagacacgaaagaaaacacgacagAACACAGACGACTCCATTGTTGCATCCatcagactgcacagcacttGCATGGACTGTCTTGCACATAAATTCCACATGCATGCACCATAACAAGGGCATCGGGATAACTTCTGAGGGCTTGACGTTTCACACTACTGTGTCGCTCTAAATACACACGAATCTTCACTCGGTACGTAATATCTGCCCAGAGGAACACGTTGCAGGACGGATGAtttcaactgaaatgtaaatggcATTAATAGACCATTTAAGACAAGCGATAAATAATAACGACGGTACATGTTTCACTTCTCAGAAATATGTTTACATGTGTGATTCCCTCAGAAATAAGCATGCAAAAAGAAGAAGGCTAACCCGGCAGTGGacaaaagccaagaaaaaataaataaacatataaATAACACAGCGCACATCTAAAAAACCATGACTCGAGCGATGAATGCTTCTCCCATCAAACAGTGGCTCACCGTATGTTATGGctccgtttcttcattttcgaagtgGATCCCGTAATCACATCCGGCGGGCGCTGATAAGGTGCCGTGCTAAAGTTGTCATGGTGATCTGCGTGAattacacaaacgcatttgctcatattgcagtttcataggatgctgaaaaagtgtcagacgacatgccggtcaacccgaacacgcaatgcgcaaaacacatctgatcactgcatataagacgctcgggaagaaaaatcttgaatatcAAAATTACTCACCTGATTCTGTCCTAACTCCACCTTGCTTATGTTCATACCATTGCAGCTGAACCGATAACACCTTCCACCATGCAGATGCGAATACCCGACTCAGCATAGTCATTAGGCCGCACGCATGGCCTTCGGTGCAGCAATGTCCACGTGCAAACCGACAGTCTGTCACTTTCAGCGTTCGTCTCTATACTGACCCCTTTTACACAATCAGCgattccgcgcaagcgcagacaCTCTGTGTTTGGTCGCTCTGGCTAATCTCTTGAACAGTGACCTCGAAGTTGGACCAAACGCCTTTGTGCGCAGGATTAGTAACCCTCAACTATTCTCGTCGCTTGAGTGACTCCATTTACACTTCCATTAGTGACCCTGctacgaaacacacaaaaagaaaaaagagtcaCTTGAACCCTGATAGTGACAAGATTGCCATAGTGGTTCTACTGTTAGGGGGAGAGAGTTGAGCAAAAgggcagaaacagcacaacttcaACCTGCAGTCGGTAGAGGGAAAATGGGTCGGGGAGAACTGTTGCGCTTCTACccgttttcaaccttttttccttagagtgcagCTGGAACCTGTTTTGAAAGGGGAAGCCGTCTGTCTGGAGTTCTCTTTATCGTGGAAAAATTCCCTCAGGCGCAGTTTACGGGCAAAGTTTTCAAGATCTGTGTGCAGTTGGAATTCGTTCAATCCTGTTGTACTTGGACAGAAGGAGAGTCCTTTTGATAGAAGGCGTTCCTCGATGTCTGTTAGCGTTACTGATGAGAGATTTACCATGGATTTGGGGGGACTGTAAGAACGGCCTGCCAAAGGTGGTTCAATAATGACCTTCGTCGGGTCCTGAGGCGACTGCACAGTTCCCTGGTGTGCCGACGGAAGATCGCGTTCCATTTTTCTGCCCTTTACTGTCCGCAAGGCATTGGATTTTTTTGTCTGAAAATCAGCGAGAGCGCGTTTTTCCGTAGACGTCAGAAGTGAGGTCATTTCGTGTTGCTTTTTTCGTAGGTCGATGAGTTGATCTTCGCAGTGGCGTGATGCAATAGAGAGAAGGGCGAGCGACGCATCATGTAAGACAGCTTCCCACTCGGACAGATGAGTTGCGTTGAAGTTAGCAAAAGGTATCCTGGATGAGAGTCGCGCTCCCTTTGGAATTGATTTGTTCTGTAAATGTTTGGAGATGAAACCGAAATGGCTCTCGTAGCGCATGATTTTGTCAGACAGCTTCCTGGATTTCAGGAAAGCTCCGGATTTCTTTCCTTTCGTAGACGGTGTGTGAGGCAGTCTGGTGTCTAGTTGTGACAGACTTGTGGGTTCTTTTAGCGTGTCAGTTGCATATTCAGTGCGGCTGCGGTCCTGTCTACGGTCCTGCATTTCGTGTAGTCCTGGTTGTTTTTGGTACCAGCAGGGTCTTAGTGTCCGTGAATCCGTTAAGCATGCCGGATGTCTGGATGTATATGAAGAATATCGCGCTTCTAGCAAGGGTATTATGTGCGACAGTTGCGATGACATTATGTCGGTTCCGAGCGGACTGGGGTGCAGTCCGTCGGCTGAGAGGACTAGAAGGGGGTCGTGGTCATAGAAACGATGATCCAGGCAGCCAACTCTTTCGTCGTTTGCAGCGAGCTGAAGGAGCATTGTGTTGAGCTGATGGGTGTCAATATTGAATCGCGTAATGCGCCCCCAGTCAGGGCAGTGTGGATGGCGATTGACGAAGCGGGGAGGCACGAATGTTGCGATTACTTTTGCTGTCCATGGTCTTGCAGTATAGATATGATCGATCACAATCTTGTACTTCTCGAAACACTCAATAGGATGCAAATCCTCAAGGTCGTGAGTTCCAAAGTAGAGAAAAATCGTAGTGACGTTGGAAGGAAGCTGATTTATCATAGGAATAGTGTCGAATATGCGAGCTTGATCTCTTATTTTAAACAAGGGAGGATGGTGAGTGTTGTCAAACCTGGTATGCAGATGCTCGAGCAGAGAAGTTCCGATGATTGCAATGTTGCTCCAGTTCCAAGGTTCATCGGTTGTGGACACTCTGATGCGAGAGGGAACAGGTGCCGTTGGCAAACACATTCTtgaaggtcttgaagattcagacggcgccgtattaatacacagaagaaataagttcgcacagagcaccaccaaaggaatattttcagatgacttcatttaattcattttgaaattacacagacacgacgtttcgaacggtggaccgttctttttcaagtgaaaagatataatgagttggtcaaacagaaaacactcactttcgtgtgcttcgacagtggtgggggaagggaaatcgcagtgcgttgaggttgccgaagggaggtcataaattctgtgtgcggggtcctgtcgagtgtgtttcgcacgtgggtgggggttttagggggggggggtctttccctaagacgcatttgtgtggaaaggactcgtttgcgtcgcgtaaacgggtgtagcttcttgctgtgttgtaggcgttattatttcttcatgtttttcacagtggacagcgatcccgggtgttcgtttagtgccggattgaatttatgtattaaaaatgattccttcatttcacgatccctatcgctcttgaatccggattgtaatatggcaatagagagtttctcaatcgcatgttctggaagggccatatgcctagacagcgggagttccggttttgttttggtgtgggacttgtggttgttgaagcgaattctgaatgatgtgcaggtttgtccaatgtattgagcttggcatatggtgcaatgtagaaggtatattacgttttgagtcccacagtcaaaagtgccattgatatggaatttgaagtttgtggtggtgctggtaacatcccgtgctgacaacatgaggggacaaattttgcagcggggTTTTTTGCAAGGCCTGCAGCCAAGGAATTCTTTTTGTTCCCTCGTGACTTTTGAGTTCACCAGTACGTCCCGTAAGTTTCGCGGTCGTCTATAAACAATCTTGGGAGCCTCTGGGAAGACTTCCCGAAGATGTTCAGATTGGTGCAGAATATTGAGATGGCGTTTCAGAATGGATCCGATGCCAGCTACATTTTGATTGTAGGTTAAAGTTAAGCTCGGCGCGCAGTACTCATCGGTTTTTGAGGAAGCTGTGGGCTGGTTGGGACCTAAACGCCGAGCTTTTTCAATTGCGTCATTAACGACATTGGGAGGATAGTTGCGATCGGTGAATGCGTGCCGTAGATCACCTAGGTTTTGTTCGAGGTCGCTGTCCTCTGTGCAGATACGCCGGTATCTGCATGCTTGACTATAAGGTAGAGAGAGTTTGCAGTGACGGGGGTGTGAGCTATTAAAGTGTAAGTATTGCTGACTGTCAGTTGGTTTTCGGTACACGTTAGTTTCCAGTGATTGGTCCCTGACTGTTACTGTGACGTCCAGAAAGTTCGTAGTTGTGGTCGAATAGTTGTGGGTGAAATTGATGCTGGGGTGCGCGTTGTTGAAGTCCCGAATGAATTCCAGTAGTGAACTCTCAGTGTTGTCCCAGATTATGAATATGTCATCGATATACCTCTTATAGAGAAATGGTCTGATGTGGCACCGcgacagaaaacatgtttccaatttacccatgaagatgttcgcgtagtttggggccatttttgtgcccattcaacttcaacaaccacaagtcccacaccaaaacaaaaccggaactcccgctgtctaggcatatggcccttccagaacatgcgattgagaaactctctattgccatattacaatccggattcaagagcgatagggatcgtgaaatgaaggaatcatttttaatacataaattcaatccggcactaaacgaacacccgggatcgctgtccactatggaaaacatgaagaaataataacgcctacaacacaacaagaagctacacccgtttacgcgacgcaaacgagtcctttccacacaaatgcgtcttagggaaagaccccccccccctaaaacctccacccacgtgcgaaacacactcgacaggaccccgcacacagaatttatgacctcccttcggcaacctcaacgcactgcgatttcccttcccccaccactgtcgaagcacacgaaagtgagtgttttctgtttgaccaacaTTGCAATCATCGGAACTTCTCTGCTCGAGCATCTGCATACCAGGTTTGACAACACTCACCATCCTCCCTTGTTTAAAATAAGAGATCAAGCTCGCATATTCGACACTATTCCTATGATAAATCAGCTTCCTTCCAACGTCACTACGATTTTTCTCTACGTTGGAACTCACGACCTTGAGGATTTGCATCCTATTGAGTGTTTCGAGAAGTACAAGATTGTGATCGATCATATCTATACTGCAAGACCATGGACAGCAAAAGTAATCGCAACATTCGTGCCTCCCCGCTTCGTCAATCGCCATCCACACTGCCCTGACTGGGGGCGCATTACGCGATTCAATATTGACACCCATCAGCTCAACACAATGCTCCTTCAGCTCGCTGCAAACGACGAAAGAGTTGGCTGCCTGGATCATCGTTTCTATGACCACG includes these proteins:
- the LOC135381512 gene encoding uncharacterized protein LOC135381512, with the translated sequence MTMLSRVFASAWWKVLSVQLQWYEHKQGGVRTESDHHDNFSTAPYQRPPDVITGSTSKMKKRSHNIRVWSPPEHRDRHLDDYIQAVQKDILKVTSKKGPPRHNLSSEERKALSDLEKRKDIVIKPADKGGVIVVMDTDAYIREGAPQLEDTTFYERLDRDPTPDYASKIERTLTDLRDNKKITPDTHKQLLPQSPKPGRFYLLPNIHKPGNPGRPIISGNNTVTENLSTLVDYLIKDIPPTLQSYVKDTNHFLKTIRNLKLPENCFLVTPDVASLYTNIPHSDGIEAVVEAYTKSPSDSPYHVDSATLKVLLEIILTLNNFEFNGQHYVQINGTAMGTKMAPNYANIFMGKLETCFLSRCHIRPFLYKRYIYDIFIIWDNTESSLLEFIRDFNNAHPSINFTHNYSTTTTNFLDVT